A genome region from Neofelis nebulosa isolate mNeoNeb1 chromosome 14, mNeoNeb1.pri, whole genome shotgun sequence includes the following:
- the SLC7A13 gene encoding LOW QUALITY PROTEIN: solute carrier family 7 member 13 (The sequence of the model RefSeq protein was modified relative to this genomic sequence to represent the inferred CDS: deleted 1 base in 1 codon), protein MDKEKIQLKRIFGYCWGTSFLITNVIGTGIFVAPKGVLKYSCMNVGLSLCIWTVCALLSMMTTLCSAEIGITFPRSGAHYYFLKRCFGNLISFLNLWTSLFLGPGLAASQALLLTEYSIEPFYPSCSAPKLPKKCLALAVLWTVGILNSRGVKEVTWLQTASLVLKMAILGLISLSGVMLLVRGRKENVERFQNSFDTDFPEASEFIEAIFQGYFAFSGGGCFTYIAGELKKPRKTIPRCIFTALPLVTIIYLLVNISYLTVLTPREILSSGAVAITWTDRVIPSLTWVIPFGISASIFSNLLVNVLESSRVIYMAGQEGQLPLLFNMLNIHSSPFISVLVLVTMASIAIVSTNLTDLINYLYFVVFIWSVLSMIGILKLRYQELNLPRPYKVFFPLPLVTMAISLCLVLVPLVKSPHMHYIYVCLFVLSGLLFYIPLIYLKLRLVWFEKMTCHLQLLFNICIPDVAEEQMSEVQTF, encoded by the exons ATGGATAAAGAGAAGATACAACTCAAGAGAATATTTGGATATTGCTGGGGCACAAGTTTTTTAATCACTAATGTAATTGGGACAGGAATTTTTGTGGCTCCCAAAGGGGTACTGAAATACTCTTGCATGAATGTGGGGCTCTCCCTGTGTATTTGGACTGTCTGTGCCCTGTTGTCCATGATGACCACTCTCTGCTCAGCAGAGATAGGTATAACCTTCCCACGCAGTGGAGCTCACTACTATTTTCTCAAAAGATGTTTCGGCAACTTAATCTCTTTCCTGAATCTCTGGACAAGCTTGTTTCTGGGGCCAGGGTTAGCTGCCAGCCAAGCCTTACTCCTCACCGAGTACAGCATCGAGCCTTTTTATCCCAGCTGCTCTGCTCCAAAGCTGCCAAAGAAATGTCTGGCGCTAGCCGTATTGTGGACCGTGGGAATTCTGAATTCTCGTGGTGTGAAAGAGGTGACTTGGCTTCAGACAGCCAGTCTAGTACTGAAAATGGCTATACTCGGCCTTATTTCCCTGAGTGGAGTCATGCTGCtggtgagaggaaggaaggagaatgtaGAAAGATTCCAGAACTCTTTTGATACTGATTTTCCAGAAGCTTCTGAGTTTATAGAAGCCATTTTCCAAGGATATTTTGCGTTTTCAGGCGGGGGATGTTTTACATATATAGCAG GGGAGCTGAAGAAACCCAGAAAGACAATCCCAAGATGCATATTTACTGCGTTAcctctggtaactatcatttATCTGCTGGTTAACATTTCCTACCTGACTGTTCTGACACCCAGGGAAATTCTTTCTTCAG GTGCTGTGGCTATCACGTGGACTGATAGAGTAATCCCCTCATTAACATGGGTTATTCCTTTTGGTATTTCTGCCTCAATATTTAGCAACCTTCTGGTTAATGTACTTGAATCATCAAGAGTAATATATATGGCTGGCCAAGAGGGCCAACTGCCTTTGCTATTTAATATGCTTAATATTCACTCCTCTCCATTTATATCTGTGCTAGTACTTGTCACCATGGCATCAATTGCCATTGTCTCAACAAACCTCACTGACCTGATAAACTatctttattttgtagtttttatttggtCTGTATTATCAATGATAGGAATACTAAAACTGAGATACCAGGAGCTAAATCTACCTAGACCTTACAAg gtgtttttTCCATTACCTTTGGTAACAATGGCCATCAGCCTATGCTTGGTTTTGGTACCTTTGGTGAAGTCTCCACATATGCATTATATTTATGTGTGCCTCTTTGTTCTCAGTGGACTTCTA TTTTACATACCTTTAATATATCTCAAATTGAGGTTGGTTTGGTTTGAGAAAATGACATGTCATTTACAATTGCTGTTTAATATTTGCATCCCTGATGTGGCTGAAGAACAGATGTCAGAagtacaaactttttaa